A stretch of Episyrphus balteatus chromosome 2, idEpiBalt1.1, whole genome shotgun sequence DNA encodes these proteins:
- the LOC129910943 gene encoding uncharacterized protein LOC129910943 has translation MENLGPIVRFFSQAAGTFFIIIIDDIDISTLHQIFEKLWKFRGIYRVLLLTLDGVMVYNPFKYDAITEEFGGIEFFEHKNIVTLFDNMNGYPLRVQIFKSVYARPIFNTSLNKMVSMEGADAQVALELQRSMNFTMILQRPSKDYFGERAANGSYNGAIGMIINSETDISLTGFFIKDYHVPIEFTATVYDDQLCCYVPKAEQIPASILPICALRPSFWLTFILAGFICGTVWIIFRVLNLRFRICSKNYKSRNLSPNLRYQFIRIFNDTWVAWVKSNLTRFPPFNSERMFLISICLVSVILGAIIESSLATVYIHPMYYQDINNLHELDESGLDIVYKYTSFKDDLFFSETSPLFAALNKKLRYLGDLDADLIQHLANHRDIASVTRYSSLILESNDYILKKKIHVVEECPKHYMIAYAMPKDSPFGEKINQLLLRFLNGGLINKWIADMHAKADRLIMSQMIIHGNSAFKVLTLVDLQLAFYVVVLGSLLSMILLGAEIYWKYRQRNGNIVVDIQID, from the exons ATGGAAAATTTGGGACCAATAGTTCGATTTTTCTCGCAAGCAGCTGGAAcgttttttatcattattatcGATGATATCGATATATCAACACTAcaccaaatttttgaaaaactttggaAGTTTCGGGGAATTTATAGAGTACTTTTATTGACATTAGATGGAGTGATGGTCTATAATCCATTCAAATACGATGCAATTACTGAAGAGTTCGGTGGTATTGAATTTTTCGAACATAAAAATATAGTAACTCTATTTGACAATATGAACGGATATCCACTTAGAGTGCAAATATTTAAATCGGTTTATGCTAGACCGATCTTCAACACGTCTTTGAATAAAATGGTCAGTATGGAAGGTGCTGATGCTCAGGTGGCTTTAGAATTGCAGAGATCCATGAACTTTACTATGATACTTCAGAGACCATCGAAAGATTACTTTGG CGAACGTGCTGCAAATGGTTCATACAATGGAGCTATTGGAATGATCATTAACTCCGAAACCGACATAAGCTTGACTGGATTCTTCATCAAAGACTATCATGTGCCGATTGAATTCACTGCTACCGTTTACGATGATCAACTCTGCTGTTACGTTCCAAAAGCTGAACAAATTCCAGCATCAATTCTACCAATTTGTGCTCTTCGACCAAGTTTTTGGTTAACATTTATATTGGCAGGTTTTATTTGTGGAACTGTTTGGATAATTTTTCGTGTTCTTAATCTTCGATTTCGAATATGttcgaaaaattacaaatcacGAAATTTATCGCCGAATTTACGATATCAATTTATTCGTATCTTCAATGATACTTGGGTAGCTTGGGTAAAATCTAATCTGACAAGATTTCCTCCATTCAATTCGGAAAGAATGTTTCTTATATCAATTTGCTTGGTAAGTGTGATCCTTGGAGCAATAATTGAATCAAGTTTGGCTACTGTTTATATCCATCCAATGTATTATCAAGACATTAACAATCTACATGAATTAGACGAAAGTGGATTGGATATTGTTTACAAATACACAAGCTTCAAAGATGATCTATTTTTTAGTGAAACTTCACCACTATTTGCTGCACTTAACAAGAAGCTCAGGTATTTAGGAGATTTGGATGCAGATTTGATTCAACATTTAGCCAATCATCGAGATATTGCTAGTGTCACGAGATATTCATCATTGATTTTGGAGTCGAATGAttacattttgaaaaagaagattCATGTTGTGGAAGAATGTCCAAAGCATTATATGATTGCCTATGCAATGCCTAAGGATTCACCATTTGGAGAGAAAATCAATCAGTTGCTATTACGATTTTTGAATGGTGGGCTTATAAATAAATGGATAGCTGATATGCATGCAAAGGCCGATAGATTGATTATGTCGCAAATGATTATTCATGGAAATTCAGCATTTAAAGTTCTTACATTGGTTGATTTGCAATTGGCTTTTTATGTGGTAGTATTGGGAAGTCTTTTGAGTATGATATTATTGGGAGCTGAAATCTATTGGAAGTATAGACAAAGAAATGGAAATATTGTGGTGGATATACaaattgattga